The genomic stretch AGGGGGGAGAGCCGCTCATCACGAATGAAAACTGGATCGGCGGCAGACGCATCGCCCTGCCCTCGCTCGACATCCACACCTTGGGGGCGGGAGGCGGAAGCATCGCCTGGTGCGATCAAGGAGGTATTCTCCACGTGGGCCCGCAGAGCGCCGGCGCACATCCCGGCCCCGCCTGCTATGGCGAGGGCGGCACCAAGCCCACGGCAACAGATGCCTGCCTGGCGCTAGGCTACCTGGACCCCGATTTTTTCCTGGGGGGAAAATTACGTCTTGACCCAGAGGCCGCGAGGGAAACCATCCGCCGGGAAGTGGCTGGCCCGATGAAAATGTCCATCGAGGAGGCGGCCCTTGGTATATACGAGATTATCTGTGTCCATATGGCGGCGGGCATTCGGGAGGTCACCGTTCGCCGCGGGCTCGACCCTCGAGAATTCGCCATGCTCGCGGCGGGGGGCGCAGGGCCGCTTCACGCCAACCACATTGCCCGCGAGCTTGGCATCTCGCTAATTATAGTACCTGGGGACTCCGCCGTTTTTTGCGCTGCCGGAATGCTGGCCTCAGACTTCAAACATAATCTAGCGCAAAGCTGGCGCACCCGGCTCGACACACTTTTCCCCGAGGAGTTGGCCACGCGCTTTGGCGGTCTTCGCGAGGAATGCCGGAGTATTCTCGCCGAGCAAGGCGTCACGGAGAGCGCCATGCATTTTGAGCCCAGCATCGACATTCGCTATCAGGGCCAGTACCACGAGGTGAGTGTTCCGCTGCACCCCGAATTAATCGACACCCCTGATCTCCAAAAAATCCTCGCCCTTTTTCACAAGCGCCACGACACCCTCTACGGCTATGCCAACGAGGAGATGCCCACCGAGTGCATCACTCTTCGGATGAGCGCCCGCGGCAGAACCGAGCACTCCACTGCCCCACCGCTTTCCTTTGAAGAATCGCCCGCCCCGCCTGCGCCACATGCGCCACATGCGCGGCGAGAAATATACACCCCTGGAAATAAAACGCCCCTCAGCGCAGATGTCTACCGCTCGGAGGCTCTTCGGCCCGGCCACCTGATAGCGGGCCCCGCCATAGTAGAGCGCGCAAACACGACGGTGCTCGTTTTGAGCGGATACGAATTGGCCTGCGACACTGGGGACAATTACCTTATCTGGCAAGAGGAGCGCTCAAAGGAAATGCGCGCGCGCTTCCTGACGGACAAGGGAGGTGCCCGGATATGAGCAACCCCGCCATCGATCCGATTCTCGCCTCCGTCCTCCAGCGGCGCCTCCGCTCTGTCACCGAGGAGATGGCTCTCACCCTCCTTCACACAACCCGCTCGCCCATCCTTTCCGAGGGCCGGGATTTCGCCACGGGCGTTTACTGGGCAAACGGGGATATGCTTGAGCAAACCGAGTACACCGCTCTTCTCGGCTTCGCCCTCCAACCCTCGTTGAAGGCGTGTATCGAATATTTTGATGGCGACATTAAACCAGGGGATGTGATCTTTCATAACGATGTCTACCGCGCCGGAAACCAGATCAACGATCTCGGCGTTTTCAAACCAATATTTCACGAAGGCGAACTCGTTGCCTGGACTGCCTGCAAGGCGCACCAAGCAGACCTCGGTGGCGGTGCACCGGGCGGCTACAACCCCGAGGCAACAGAGGTTTGGCACGAGGGGCTGCGCGTGCCGCCGCTTAAAATGTGGGACGCTGGCAAACTGCGCCAGGATGTCTGGGACTTTTTGTTCGCCAACACCCGGCTCGACATTGTGGCCGAGGATGCAAGGGCCTGCGTCGGCTCATGCAACGTAGGCGAGCGGCGCGTTCTAGAGGTACTGGACCGCCACGGCAGAGAAATTTTCGATAGCCACATGGTCTACATCATGGACGGCGCCGAGCGAATTATGCGCTCAGAGGTCGCTGCCATGCCTGACGGTGAATACCGGGGCGAGTCGTTTCTCGCGAACGACGGCCACCAGGAAGGTGTCCGCCACCCGGTCATCTGCACTATCACGATAAAGGGTGACGAAATTTTATTCGACTACACGGGCTCGGCGGGACCGACGCCCGGCTACGCGAATGCCCCCCTTCACGCCGCAACAAGCGGCTTGATGATAGCCATTTTGATGAACGTCGATCCCCAGATTCCGCACAACGCAGGAATCCTGCGGCCCCTAGAAATGATTTTTCCCGAAAACTCGATGCTCAACGCCGAGTTTCCTCGTGCCACCAGCTACGGGAACCACCTCACCCACCAGATATGGGAGGCTGCCGTGAAAGCGCTTTCTCAAGCCATCCCCCACCGCGTCACGGCGGGCTGGAACAAATGCTACTGGGGAATGTCGAGTGGATTCGATGAGCGAAGCCGCCGCCGCTTCGTGGACTTTTTCCTCTTCGCGATGAAGGGGGGCTCGGGCGCAACAGAGGGCCTCGATGGTCTCGCCCACCTCGGCACGGTCATGACGGGAGGCGCCATGACTGCGCAGGACCCCGAAATGCACGAGGTCCAGACCCCGCACCGCCTTCACCATTTCGAATTCGAAACGGACTCCGCAGGACCCGGTCGCTGGCGCGGCGGACTGGGCATTCGGTCGAGATGGTCACTCCTGGCAAAGGATGCCAAGGTCATCATGTTCGGCCAACAAACTGAGCCGGGAGAGGAGCCCTTTGGGCTCTTTGGTGGCAAGCCCGCCGGACTCAACACCGCCAAACTCACCTACCCGGGCGGCCGCAAGCGCGAATTTAAAGGCCACGAGATTGTGAACGGGGTCCAGGGCGCCGAAATCGAGATGACCGCTTCGGGTGGCGGCGGCATGGGTGACCCGAAACTGCGCCCGGCGGAAATAGTAAGAGAAGAGGTGCGCGATGAGATCGTTTCAATCGAATCGGCACGGCGAGACTACGGCGTTGCGCTTGATCCTGAAACACTTGAAATCAACGAGGCCGAAACCGAGAGACTGAGAAAAAATTCAGAAAACCCTGTCTAGGGGGACTCGCCTTCGGGACCGCCATACAGGCGGTGTTCGACCATGATTCACAAATCCATGACGACGGCGAGCCCTGCCGCCTCGGCGCGGCGCGCAGCCTCCTCGTCGACAACCCCTTTTTGAAGCCAAAGGGCCTTTGTGCCCAAGGCAATGGCTTCATCCACCAACCCACTCACGAACCTCGATTGCCTAAAAACGTTCACCATCTCTGGCGGTGCAGGAAGCGCCGAGAGGCTGGGATAACAGCGCTCGCCCAGAAGTGAGTCGTGCCCCGGATTGACGGGCACTACCTCATAGCCCGCCTCTTTCATGTAGACGCTGACGTAATGGCTGGGCCGATGCGCCTTTGGGGAGAGCCCCACGACCGCGATGCGCCCACAATCGCGAAGTACATCGCGTACGATATCGGGCTCTTGAAAAGAGGCCGCGCTCATTTTGCCTCCCTCTCGCGGGCTCCCGAATAATCACGCTCGCGCCATTCATCCAGATGCCCCTGGAGCGTTTCGGGGCTTTTCGCCGACTCTAAAAACGTCGCGATTGCATCCACATCCATATCGTAGGTGGGATAACACGACGCTGGCGCAGCGCCCCCCGGGGCATGCACCACCGCTCGGGTCATGAACGCAGGAATATTCGTTCTCTCTGGTTTATTTTTAAAAAATGCGGTCTCCACTATTCGCTCGGCGGTGATGATCAACCCCTCGGAGGCGCGCGATATGAGAACGTCCTCGAAAGGCCCCCCATCGATTCGCGCATTGCCCTCGACGTCGGCATGCTGAACGTGGACCACACCCCAATCGGGTCTGATCCGGGGAATCATCAAAACTTTTTTCCCGGTGTAGGGGTCCTCGGTCTCACGAAAATCCGAGAGAGCGGGCGTGTCCGGGCCTTGGAGGACATTAATCGGCTGACTTGGCAGCCCGTATGAGGACGCCCTTAGCCCCGCAATGATCGAGTCGCAGACATGCTCCACCACCCGGACGGCCCCGCTCTCGACCCCATGGCGATAGGAGGGTGCCATCCCGAACACGTTTTCGTAGTCCATGCAGCCCGACTGCACCTCGCTCGTCGCTCTCGCCGCGCAGAGAAGATCGATGTCATAGGCCCCCACCGTCTTGATCAGCCGAAGCCCGCGCCGCCCCTGCCGCACCAACTCGCGGGCAAAGGACGAGGGTGTGCGCGAGAGTGATTTGCCGCCCAGGGCAATCATCTGGCCGTCCTCGACAAGAGAGGCAGCCTCCTGAAGAGAAACAAGCTTGCTCACCATCTCAGCATCTCTTTTCCCCATCTCGGCATCTCAATTTTCCATCTTTTGAATCTCTCACCTTTTAACCCGCCGGAGGACTGGAAACTCCGAGTAGCGCACCCCCTCGGGATCAATAGCCTCAAGGGCGGCGAGTTCATCGCGAGTGGGCGGCTGTGTTTCAAA from Nitrospinaceae bacterium encodes the following:
- a CDS encoding hydantoinase/oxoprolinase family protein, whose protein sequence is MYQIGIDAGGTFTDFWVTSDLPTGTDEAPAAMHKTPSTPADPSRAVIRGIEELAAARGHTAQEFIKKTSLIIHGTTVATNAVLTESGARAGLITTQGFRDILEMRRGWREEFFNNKRPLPKPLIRRAHRLTVGGRLDETGTELEALDESAVREAALRLKAEGVESLVLCLMHAWANLEHEMRAAQIIRETFPEAHLTVSTELLPQIRLYERVSTCAFNAYVGPIIQSYLENLDTSLRSLDFEGTFLIMGSHGGQMTSSVASRRAAALLLSGPAAAPIAARETTEPHGIEDYIVTDMGGTSYDVALIQGGEPLITNENWIGGRRIALPSLDIHTLGAGGGSIAWCDQGGILHVGPQSAGAHPGPACYGEGGTKPTATDACLALGYLDPDFFLGGKLRLDPEAARETIRREVAGPMKMSIEEAALGIYEIICVHMAAGIREVTVRRGLDPREFAMLAAGGAGPLHANHIARELGISLIIVPGDSAVFCAAGMLASDFKHNLAQSWRTRLDTLFPEELATRFGGLREECRSILAEQGVTESAMHFEPSIDIRYQGQYHEVSVPLHPELIDTPDLQKILALFHKRHDTLYGYANEEMPTECITLRMSARGRTEHSTAPPLSFEESPAPPAPHAPHARREIYTPGNKTPLSADVYRSEALRPGHLIAGPAIVERANTTVLVLSGYELACDTGDNYLIWQEERSKEMRARFLTDKGGARI
- a CDS encoding hydantoinase B/oxoprolinase family protein, whose product is MSNPAIDPILASVLQRRLRSVTEEMALTLLHTTRSPILSEGRDFATGVYWANGDMLEQTEYTALLGFALQPSLKACIEYFDGDIKPGDVIFHNDVYRAGNQINDLGVFKPIFHEGELVAWTACKAHQADLGGGAPGGYNPEATEVWHEGLRVPPLKMWDAGKLRQDVWDFLFANTRLDIVAEDARACVGSCNVGERRVLEVLDRHGREIFDSHMVYIMDGAERIMRSEVAAMPDGEYRGESFLANDGHQEGVRHPVICTITIKGDEILFDYTGSAGPTPGYANAPLHAATSGLMIAILMNVDPQIPHNAGILRPLEMIFPENSMLNAEFPRATSYGNHLTHQIWEAAVKALSQAIPHRVTAGWNKCYWGMSSGFDERSRRRFVDFFLFAMKGGSGATEGLDGLAHLGTVMTGGAMTAQDPEMHEVQTPHRLHHFEFETDSAGPGRWRGGLGIRSRWSLLAKDAKVIMFGQQTEPGEEPFGLFGGKPAGLNTAKLTYPGGRKREFKGHEIVNGVQGAEIEMTASGGGGMGDPKLRPAEIVREEVRDEIVSIESARRDYGVALDPETLEINEAETERLRKNSENPV
- a CDS encoding CoA-binding protein gives rise to the protein MSAASFQEPDIVRDVLRDCGRIAVVGLSPKAHRPSHYVSVYMKEAGYEVVPVNPGHDSLLGERCYPSLSALPAPPEMVNVFRQSRFVSGLVDEAIALGTKALWLQKGVVDEEAARRAEAAGLAVVMDL
- a CDS encoding CoA transferase subunit A, whose translation is MGKRDAEMVSKLVSLQEAASLVEDGQMIALGGKSLSRTPSSFARELVRQGRRGLRLIKTVGAYDIDLLCAARATSEVQSGCMDYENVFGMAPSYRHGVESGAVRVVEHVCDSIIAGLRASSYGLPSQPINVLQGPDTPALSDFRETEDPYTGKKVLMIPRIRPDWGVVHVQHADVEGNARIDGGPFEDVLISRASEGLIITAERIVETAFFKNKPERTNIPAFMTRAVVHAPGGAAPASCYPTYDMDVDAIATFLESAKSPETLQGHLDEWRERDYSGAREREAK